The sequence ATCGGCACTAAGAAGGTTCCAGTTCACTGGATGCGGCGGACCCGCGGCCTCCAAGTCAGTAGCGGTCAGTTCGAAGTCCTCAATGGTGCTCTCATCCGGATCAATTTCAGGCAAAGGGTGATCGTTCATGGCTGTCTCTCACATCCCCATCGCCGGAGCACCCTGTGACCGGTCCGTTTGTTGCGGAGACTTGAACCCAGGCGTCTCACGGCTTGAACCTTCACGATCGACTGCTTGCGCTCGTGGAGAACGATCGACGTCGTAGCGTGTGCGGGCGGTGTCGTGACCGATCTTTTTGACGACAAATTCGGTGCCTGTGATTTGTTGCCCGTCGCGCTCGTACTCGTAGTCGTGGGTGTAGCCCTCAGCTACGAACTGATCGCCCTTGCTGAAGCGCTCGTAGGCGCGTTCGGCAGTGGCGCGGTACATGACGAGGTTGCCGAAATCCGGCTCCAGCTTGGTGAACGTGCCGTCCTGTTCCCGGCGGTAGTTCTCCTGCCCGAACCGAGCATAGAAACGTGCTTCGCCACGCTCGGTATAGGTGAGTTGCGGGTCTGTCGCAATAAACCCAGAAAGTGATTCTTGGGTACGAATAGCCATGAGAATGCTCCTGTCAGCTCCGGTGACTGCCTGGTGCAGTCGGCCTCAACAGACAGGTGCACGCCTGCTCCCGGTAATTTGCGGGTTATGGGCGTTGTTGGAGGAGGGTTTCGATCTCGGTGCGGTCGGCGCGTAGTGTTTTCGCGTCGTCACGTGTGACCCATGATCGGAGGTTGGTGACGATGGGTGGGGCGCTTCGGAGCATGGTGATTCCGGTACCAAACGGCAGGGTGCGGAGCCGGTCGGGTGGCAGGATCGGGACGCGGCGGATGGAGCGCTGGTTCGAGCGGGTGCCGTGATCTCCGATGGTGATGGAGTCAGTGTATTCGTCGCGCTCACCGATCAGCGTGGAGAGGTCTTGAAGATCACGGGAGTTGGAAGCACCGCCGAGGATGATTTTCACGATCGC comes from Glutamicibacter arilaitensis Re117 and encodes:
- a CDS encoding single-stranded DNA-binding protein, which translates into the protein MAIRTQESLSGFIATDPQLTYTERGEARFYARFGQENYRREQDGTFTKLEPDFGNLVMYRATAERAYERFSKGDQFVAEGYTHDYEYERDGQQITGTEFVVKKIGHDTARTRYDVDRSPRAQAVDREGSSRETPGFKSPQQTDRSQGAPAMGM